One Eurosta solidaginis isolate ZX-2024a chromosome 5, ASM4086904v1, whole genome shotgun sequence DNA segment encodes these proteins:
- the tant gene encoding protein tantalus — MERIVSGLAKINFQQNCEDILIENRMENIADRSNEMAGTSSYAFTEQKFNDSTTADSDLESDFNSSNETAIVGDDDADSSCSGSSTNCASISQRRNLPRRACKENSSLKLKRRSIMKPKRHTSRLCDFSMLRPAEIKKIYCNQKLTCFRRTNLETIFEEPQLEGRRSDAAIVSANTSLRFIGLKKIKRSLSCSDGLNTNKTLIKQRRAKIKKIFGRRNVCKKISLSDFIDRLNKNFDDDADIEDAGLETDDNIAVAPEEVSMEAEMNMNVTSETDTSDLNDSSPAQNSSTYGNSTTSSSSNKTEFTMLLGTGMSSSMHEYNTHKNIENGSPFLLQNTYGTLGYSRDAVTTTGNLGGSAEKKNFLASKH; from the exons ATGGAACGTATTGTTTCTGGCTTAGCAAAAATTAATTTTCAGCAAAATTGCGAAGATATTTTGATTGAAAATCG CATGGAAAATATAGCGGACAGATCAAATGAAATGGCCGGCACATCATCGTATGCATTTACTGAACAGAAATTCAATGATAGCACTACTGCCGACAGTGATTTAGAATCTGATTTCAATAGTTCCAATGAAACTGCTATCGTAGGTGACGACGATGCAGATAGCTCCTGCAGCGGAAGTAGCACCAACTGTGCGAGTATTTCACAACGCCGCAATTTGCCTCGACGTGCATGCAAAGAAAATAGCAGCCTGAAATTAAAGCGGCGCTCTATAATGAAACCTAAACGTCATACATCACGTTTATGTGATTTTTCAATGTTACGTCcagctgaaattaaaaaaatatattgcaatCAAAAACTTACATGCTTTCGACGCACAAATCTCGAGACCATATTTGAAGAGCCACAACTCGAAGGTCGTCGTAGTGATGCGGCTATTGTCTCAGCAAATACATCCCTACGTTTCATtggacttaaaaaaattaaacgcTCACTATCTTGTTCAGATGGTTTGAATACAAATAAAACGTTGATCAAACAAAGGCGtgctaaaattaaaaagattttcgGAAGACGTAATGTATGTAAGAAAATTTCCTTAAGTGATTTTATAGAtcgtttaaataaaaattttgatgaTGATGCTGATATAGAAGATGCTGGTTTAGAGACTGATGATAATATTGCTGTTGCACCAGAAGAAGTATCTATGGAGGCTGAAATGAACATGAATGTTACATCTGAAACTGACACTTCGGACCTGAATGACAGTAGTCCAGCACAAAATTCTTCAACATATGGTAATTCAACAACATCATCCTCATCAAATAAGACTGAATTCACAATGCTACTAGGCACAGGCATGAGTAGTAGCATGCACGAATATAATACACATAAGAATATTGAAAATGGATCACCATTTTTGTTACAAAACACATATGGTACCTTGGGATACTCGAGAGATGCGGTAACTACAACCGGAAATTTGGGAGGCTCAgcagagaaaaaaaatttcttagcaaGCAAACATTAA